In Kiloniellales bacterium, the DNA window CTCGCTGCCGAACGCGCGGATCGAGGTGCTCGGCCCGCCGCCGACCAGCGGCACCCGTGACGCCTTCGTCGAGCTCGCCATGGAGGGCGGCGCCAAGGCCTTCCCGATGCTCAAGGACATGCGCAAGAAGGACAAGAAGGCCTTCAAGTCGGTCGCCCACGCGATCCGCGAGGACGGCGCCTTCATCGAAGCCGGCGAGAACGACAACCTGATCGTCCAGAAGCTCGAGGCCAACCCGAAGGCGCTCGGCATCTTCGGCTTCAGCTTCCTCGACCAGAACGGCGACAAGATCAAGGGCGCCATGGTCGACGGCGTCGAGCCGACCTTCGAGCTGATCGCCAGCGGCAAGTACGGCGTGTCCCGCTCGCTCTACTTCTACGTCAAGAAGGAGCACGTGGGCGTCGTGCCGGGCATCGCCGAGTTCGTCGCCGAGTTCACCAGCGACAAGGCGTGGGGACCGGACGGCTACCTGGTCGACAAGGGCCTGATCCCCCTGCCCGAAGCGGACCGCAAGTCGGTCGCGGCTTCGGCCAGCTCCTTGCAGCCGCTCAGCATGTAACGCGATCGGGAACCGCGCGCCGGCGGAGACTAGCCCCGGCGTGCGGTTCCACCTTCGCGTGATTTTTTGGTGGATAGCTGTTCATTGATATGTCCTCCACCCTGCTGGTGATCGTCGTGCTCCTCGCGCTCAGCTCGATCGGCTACGGGCTGGGCCGAAGGCGGGCCTTCTCGGTGAGCAGCGGCCACAGCGCGGCGCTTCATTCGCGGCCGCAGTACTATGGCTTCTACGTCGCCCTCTGGGCCGCGCTGCCCTCCTTCTTCCTGGTCGGCCTCTGGCTCATTTTCGAGTCCTACGTCGTGGATCTCATGCTGCGCGCGAACATCGCGCCGCTGACGCAGGACCTGGAAGAGAGCGAGATCCGCCTCCTGATGAGCCAGATCAAGAATCTGGCGCTGGCCAACATTCCGCCGGCCAACCCGGCGCCCGAGGTGATCACGGCCGCAGAGAACTACGTCGCGATGCTCGATCAGAGCGCGCACCTGCGCAGCCTTCTCGCGTTCGCGGCGGCCATCGCCGGCCTGGCGATCGGCGCGCGCGCGATCAGCCCGCGCCTGCGCGCCCGCAACCAGGTGGAGCGGGCGGTCACCGTGCTGATGGTTATCGCCTCGACCATCGCGATCCTGACCACGGTCGGCATCGTGCTCTCGCTTTTCTTCGAGGCCTGGCGGTTCTTCACCAAGGTGCCCTGGTACGAGTTCGTGTTCGGCCTGCACTGGAGCCCGCAGACCGCCCTGCGCGCCGATCAGGTGGGCGCCTCGGGCTCGTTCGGCGCGATTCCGCTGTTCGCCGGTACGATGCTGATCACCCTCATCGCCATGGCGGTCGCGGTGCCGATCGGCCTGATGTCGGCGATCTACATGTCGGAGTACGCCCCGCCGAAGATCCGCGCCACGGCCAAGCCCATGCTCGAGATCCTGGCCGGCGTGCCGACCGTGGTCTACGGCTTCTTCGCCGCCTTGACCGTCGCCCCCTTCTTCCGCAACACCGGCGACGCGATCGGCCTGACGGTCGCCTCGGAATCGGCCCTGGCCGCCGGCGTGGTCATGGGGATCATGATCATCCCCTTCGTATCGTCCCTGTCGGACGACGTGATGAACGCCGTGCCCCAGACCCTGCGCGACGGGGCCTATGCGCTGGGCGCGACCAAGTCCGAGACGATCAAGCAGGTCATCATGCCGGCGGCGCTGCCGGGCATCGTCGGCGGCGTCCTGCTCGCGGTCAGCCGCGCCATCGGCGAGACCATGATCGTCGTCATGGCCGCCGGCCTGGCGGCCAACCTGACCGCCAACCCGCTGGAGGCGGTCACCACGGTGACGGTCCAGATCGTCACCCTGCTGGTCGGCGACCAGGAATTCGACAGCGCCAAGACGCTGGCCGCCTTCGCCCTCGGCCTGGTGCTCTTCGTGCTGACCCTTTCGCTCAACGTCGTCGCGCTCCGTATCGTCCGCAAATACCGAGAGAAGTATGACTGACGCCAGTCTCAACGGCGGGGCTCTCACCGGCGGGGCGCTCAACGGCCGCCTGCCCACGGCGCAGGAGCTCTCGCCGGCACGCGTTCGCAAGCGCTACGCGGCGGAACGCCGGTTCCGCGCCTACGGCGCCGCGGCGATCCTCGCCGCCGTCGCCATTCTCGCGATCCTGATCGTCAGCATCGTCTCCAAGGGCTACTCGGCCT includes these proteins:
- a CDS encoding PstS family phosphate ABC transporter substrate-binding protein; its protein translation is MKHALAVATATAFVLATGQASAQSRNQIHIVGSSTVFPFSTAVAENFGRTTKFKTPVVESTGSGGGMKLFCAGVGLEHPDITNASRRIKSSEFEKCAKAGIGITEVKFGYDGIVLANAKSAPALSLTKKQIFMALAKQVPVDGQLVDNPYKTWNEIDSSLPNARIEVLGPPPTSGTRDAFVELAMEGGAKAFPMLKDMRKKDKKAFKSVAHAIREDGAFIEAGENDNLIVQKLEANPKALGIFGFSFLDQNGDKIKGAMVDGVEPTFELIASGKYGVSRSLYFYVKKEHVGVVPGIAEFVAEFTSDKAWGPDGYLVDKGLIPLPEADRKSVAASASSLQPLSM
- the pstC gene encoding phosphate ABC transporter permease subunit PstC yields the protein MSSTLLVIVVLLALSSIGYGLGRRRAFSVSSGHSAALHSRPQYYGFYVALWAALPSFFLVGLWLIFESYVVDLMLRANIAPLTQDLEESEIRLLMSQIKNLALANIPPANPAPEVITAAENYVAMLDQSAHLRSLLAFAAAIAGLAIGARAISPRLRARNQVERAVTVLMVIASTIAILTTVGIVLSLFFEAWRFFTKVPWYEFVFGLHWSPQTALRADQVGASGSFGAIPLFAGTMLITLIAMAVAVPIGLMSAIYMSEYAPPKIRATAKPMLEILAGVPTVVYGFFAALTVAPFFRNTGDAIGLTVASESALAAGVVMGIMIIPFVSSLSDDVMNAVPQTLRDGAYALGATKSETIKQVIMPAALPGIVGGVLLAVSRAIGETMIVVMAAGLAANLTANPLEAVTTVTVQIVTLLVGDQEFDSAKTLAAFALGLVLFVLTLSLNVVALRIVRKYREKYD